From Algoriphagus sp. NG3, the proteins below share one genomic window:
- the selD gene encoding selenide, water dikinase SelD — protein MESTPKRLTEWSEGSGCGCKIAPAVLDEILSKSGPSGFSDVNVLVGNSSKDDAAVYQVSPELAVINTVDFFTPIVDDPYDFGRIAAANAISDVYAMGGKPIFANAILSWPVEKLAPELAAKVMEGAKAICKAAGIELAGGHSIAAKDPIFGLSVNGIIHPHKIKTNQGAKAGDIIYLTKPLGIGVLATALKRQKISDADYLSLIDTACRLNSIGEILGNHEEVHAMTDVTGFGLLGHLIEMCEGAGLSAQLELHKLPMIAGVQEYINQFIFPDNTYRNWNAYSAKTKGVVGMDLVKLCDPQTSGGLMIAIDPENQAWFEEAMKQHNQTTWEIGLFIEKNESLVEVTQ, from the coding sequence ATGGAAAGCACTCCCAAACGTCTGACTGAATGGAGCGAAGGCTCTGGCTGTGGTTGTAAAATTGCCCCTGCAGTACTGGATGAGATTTTGAGCAAAAGCGGGCCATCCGGTTTTTCGGATGTCAATGTTTTGGTCGGCAATAGTAGTAAAGACGATGCCGCCGTATATCAGGTATCTCCAGAATTGGCGGTGATCAATACGGTGGATTTCTTCACACCGATTGTGGACGATCCTTACGACTTTGGAAGAATAGCCGCTGCCAATGCCATTTCAGATGTATATGCCATGGGAGGGAAACCGATATTTGCCAATGCTATTCTCAGCTGGCCGGTGGAAAAACTTGCACCGGAACTAGCAGCCAAAGTCATGGAAGGCGCTAAGGCAATCTGCAAAGCGGCCGGAATAGAACTGGCTGGAGGCCATTCTATAGCAGCCAAAGATCCCATCTTTGGACTTTCAGTCAATGGAATTATACATCCACATAAAATCAAAACCAACCAGGGAGCCAAAGCAGGAGACATCATCTACCTCACCAAACCACTCGGCATTGGCGTATTGGCTACTGCATTAAAGCGACAAAAGATCTCAGACGCAGATTATTTAAGCTTGATTGACACCGCTTGCCGGTTAAATTCAATAGGAGAAATCCTTGGGAACCATGAAGAAGTCCATGCCATGACAGATGTTACAGGATTTGGCTTGTTGGGACATCTGATAGAAATGTGTGAAGGTGCGGGACTTTCTGCACAGCTTGAACTCCATAAGCTTCCAATGATAGCAGGGGTTCAGGAATACATCAATCAGTTTATTTTTCCTGACAATACCTATCGTAACTGGAATGCATACAGTGCTAAAACCAAAGGAGTGGTAGGCATGGACTTAGTAAAACTCTGTGATCCCCAGACTAGTGGAGGGTTAATGATTGCCATAGATCCGGAAAACCAAGCTTGGTTTGAAGAGGCAATGAAGCAGCACAATCAAACTACCTGGGAAATTGGTCTCTTTATAGAAAAAAATGAATCTTTGGTAGAAGTGACACAATAA
- a CDS encoding transporter — MSKIKVLFAIIFLFLSMKVNAQQVPEGTYSELVILNINSGEQRTIIKENRHFEAPNWSRDGEFLIINSSGFLEKIDLAGKKLGQILPDKITRANNDHGLSFDGKLLVISKSDEGTSSRIYTVPLAGGEPKLITPNHPSYWHGISPDGKTLVYCAERDGAWDIYAIPSAGGDEKRLTDTEGLDDGPEYSYDGKWIYFNSNRTGRMQAYRMRPDGSGAEQLTKDSLDNWFPHPSPDNKSAVIISYLEDQKGAHPFGKDVKLRLLNVETKEIRDLTDIFYGGQGTINVHSWSPDGEWIAFVRYHKP; from the coding sequence ATGTCCAAGATTAAAGTTCTTTTCGCAATCATCTTTTTGTTTCTATCTATGAAAGTGAATGCTCAGCAAGTCCCCGAGGGAACTTACAGTGAGCTAGTAATACTTAACATCAATTCAGGAGAGCAAAGAACAATTATTAAAGAAAACAGACACTTTGAAGCTCCAAATTGGTCGAGAGATGGAGAATTCTTGATTATTAATTCCAGTGGTTTTCTGGAAAAAATAGATTTGGCAGGAAAAAAGTTAGGCCAAATCTTACCTGATAAAATCACCCGTGCAAACAATGACCATGGGCTTAGCTTTGATGGAAAGCTTCTTGTAATAAGCAAAAGCGATGAGGGCACTAGCTCACGTATTTATACCGTTCCTCTTGCAGGTGGTGAGCCAAAGTTAATCACCCCAAATCATCCCAGCTATTGGCATGGGATAAGTCCAGATGGAAAAACACTGGTATACTGCGCTGAGCGCGATGGAGCATGGGACATTTACGCCATCCCTTCAGCAGGAGGTGATGAAAAAAGACTGACTGACACTGAAGGCCTAGATGATGGCCCAGAATATTCCTACGATGGAAAATGGATTTATTTCAACTCCAACCGTACAGGAAGAATGCAGGCCTATCGCATGCGGCCTGATGGATCTGGTGCTGAGCAACTCACAAAAGATTCGCTGGATAATTGGTTTCCCCATCCATCTCCGGATAATAAGTCAGCCGTAATTATATCTTATCTCGAAGATCAGAAAGGTGCCCATCCTTTTGGAAAGGACGTCAAGCTGCGTCTGCTCAATGTAGAGACAAAGGAAATCCGGGATTTAACAGACATATTCTATGGGGGACAAGGCACAATCAATGTGCATAGCTGGTCACCGGATGGCGAATGGATAGCTTTTGTGAGATATCATAAGCCTTAA
- a CDS encoding DUF502 domain-containing protein, which yields MAFTYKRIFSYFLRGLLFITPVAVTLYIIFQTILFLDNLIPVPLPGIGILMVLALITFVGYLASLFFAKPIFDWFERGLIRIPLVNLIYTSIKDLMGAFVGDKKKFSSPVKVQLSDTFIRLGFITQEDMSIVGEPDMVAVYFPHSYNVSGNVFLVPRDKVTPLVGIKSSDVMKFMVSGGVSPLN from the coding sequence ATGGCATTCACTTACAAACGTATTTTCTCTTATTTTCTTAGGGGGCTGCTGTTTATCACTCCGGTGGCAGTTACCCTCTATATTATTTTTCAGACCATTTTGTTTTTGGATAATTTGATACCTGTTCCACTGCCTGGAATTGGGATTTTGATGGTTTTGGCTTTGATCACCTTTGTGGGCTATCTGGCAAGTCTGTTTTTTGCCAAGCCGATATTTGATTGGTTTGAAAGAGGCTTGATACGGATTCCTTTAGTAAATCTTATCTATACCAGTATCAAGGACTTGATGGGTGCTTTTGTGGGAGATAAGAAGAAATTCTCTTCCCCTGTCAAAGTCCAACTCAGCGATACTTTTATCCGGCTGGGCTTCATTACCCAAGAAGATATGTCCATTGTGGGAGAACCGGACATGGTAGCCGTTTATTTTCCTCATAGTTATAACGTTTCAGGAAATGTATTTTTAGTTCCTAGAGATAAAGTGACTCCGCTTGTTGGGATCAAAAGCTCTGATGTGATGAAATTTATGGTGTCTGGGGGAGTTTCCCCACTGAATTGA
- a CDS encoding DUF1080 domain-containing protein: MKTLLTICCFLALRLSVSAQDGEWIELFNGKNLDGWKISENSQSFQVEDGVIKVAGPRGHAFYDGEVANHDFNNFEVIAEVKTMPGANSGIFIHTEYQEDGWPNVGYEIQVNQSHGDWRKTGSVYSFQDVKDVYVQDGEWYTEHIIVQGDVVTVKINGETINVYDQSKDEKRKGDLGTKKVDHGTIALQAHDPKSVIYFRSVKVRILPD; this comes from the coding sequence TTCTGGCACTTAGACTTTCTGTTTCGGCTCAGGATGGTGAGTGGATCGAGCTATTTAATGGTAAGAATCTGGATGGCTGGAAAATTTCTGAAAACTCTCAATCTTTCCAGGTAGAGGATGGTGTGATCAAAGTAGCAGGCCCTCGGGGACATGCATTTTACGATGGTGAGGTTGCTAACCATGATTTCAACAACTTTGAAGTGATAGCAGAAGTGAAAACAATGCCTGGTGCTAACTCTGGGATTTTTATTCATACCGAATATCAGGAAGATGGCTGGCCAAATGTAGGTTATGAGATCCAAGTAAATCAGAGCCATGGTGATTGGAGGAAGACTGGAAGCGTATATTCCTTCCAAGATGTAAAAGACGTGTACGTCCAGGATGGTGAATGGTACACAGAGCATATCATCGTACAGGGAGATGTAGTTACGGTAAAGATCAATGGTGAAACAATAAATGTGTATGATCAGTCCAAAGATGAAAAGCGCAAAGGTGATCTTGGTACTAAAAAAGTTGATCATGGCACCATTGCACTTCAGGCTCACGATCCTAAATCAGTAATTTATTTTAGAAGTGTAAAAGTGAGGATTTTACCTGACTGA